The following proteins come from a genomic window of Meles meles chromosome 1, mMelMel3.1 paternal haplotype, whole genome shotgun sequence:
- the MOV10 gene encoding helicase MOV-10 isoform X1, with product MEPFSVGVVYGTFLKCFISTDPLAWAAAAAAAAAMPSKFSCRQLRETGQCFESFLVDRGLDMETDRERLRTVYNWDFKISFGTPAPGFSSMLYGMKIANLAYVTKTRVRFFRLDRWTNVWFPEKRRVKLGSDISKHHKSLLAKIFFDRAEYLHGKHGVDVEVQGPHEARDGQLLIRLDLNRKEVLTLRLRNGGTQPVTLTHLFPLCRTPQFAFYNGEQELPCPLGPGECYELHVHCKTSFVGYFPATVLWELLGPGEPGSEGAGTFYIARFLAAVAHSPLAAQLKPTTPFKRTRITGNPVVTSRIEEGERPDRAKGYDLELSMALGTYYPPPRLRQLLPVLLQGTSIFTAPKEIAEIKAQLETGLQWRNYEMKLRLLLHLEELQMEHDIRHYDLESVPMTWDPADQNPRLLTLEVPGVTESRPSVLRGDHLFALLSSETHQENPVTYKGFVHKVELDRVKLSFSTSLLSRFVDGLTFKVNFTFNRQPLRVQHRALELTGRWPLWPMLFPTASRGVPLLPSDVKLKLYDRSLESNPEQLQAMKYIVMGTTRPAPYIIFGPPGTGKTVTLVEAIKQVVKHLPKAHILACAPSNSGADLLCQRLRVHLPSSIYRLLAPSRDIRMVPEDIKPCCNWDPKKGDYVFPAKKKLQEYRVLITTLITASRLVSAQFPIDHFTHIFIDEAGHSMEPESLVAIAGLMEVKETDNPGGQLVLAGDPRQLGPVLRSPLTQKHGLGYSLLERLLTYNTLYKKGSSGYDPQFITKLLRNYRSHPTILDIPNRLYYEGELQACADVVDRERFCRWEGLPRQGFPIIFHGVMGKDEREGNSPSFFNPEEAATVTSYLKLLLAPSSKKGKARLSPRSVGVISPYRKQVEKIRHCITRLDKELRGLDDIKDLKVGSVEEFQGQERSVILISTVRSSQSFVQLDLDFNLGFLKNPKRFNVAVTRAKALLIVVGNPLLLGHDPDWKVFLEFCKENGGYTGCPFPAKLDLQQGQNLLQGLSKLRPSTSGPQSHDYLPQEREGEDGLSLQVEPEWRNEL from the exons CTTTGGGACCCCTGCCCCTGGCTTCTCCTCCATGCTGTATGGAATGAAGATTGCAAATCTGGCCTACGTCACCAAGACTCGGGTCAGGTTCTTCAGACTCGACCGCTGGACCAACGTGTGGTTCCCAGAAAAGAGGAGAGTGAAGCTGGGGTCAGACATCAGCAAACACCACAAGTCACTGCTAGCCAAGATTTTCTTTGACAG GGCTGAGTATCTTCACGGGAAACATGGGGTGGACGTGGAAGTCCAGGGGCCCCATGAAGCCCGAGATGGGCAGCTCCTTATCCGCCTGGATTTGAACCGCAAGGAGGTGCTGACCCTGAGGCTTCGGAACGGAGGAACTCAGCCTGTCACCCTCACTCACCTCTTCCCACTCTGCCGGACCCCCCAGTTTGCCTTCTACAATGGAGAACAAGAGCTGCCCTGCCCGCTGGGCCCTG GCGAGTGCTATGAGCTCCATGTCCATTGCAAGACCAGCTTTGTGGGCTACTTCCCGGCCACAGTGCTCTGGGAGCTGCTGGGCCCCGGGGAGCCGGGTTCAGAAGGAGCTGGTACCTTCTACATCGCCCGATTCTTGGCCGCCGTTGCCCACAGTCCCCTGGCTGCGCAGTTGAAGCCCACGACTCCGTTCAAGCGGACCCGGATCACTGGAAACCCTGTAGTGACCAGCCGgatagaggaaggagagagacctGATCG CGCTAAGGGCTATGACCTGGAGCTGAGTATGGCGCTGGGCACGTACTACCCTCCCCCTCGCCTCCGACAGCTGCTCCCCGTCCTTCTTCAGGGGACAAGTATCTTCACTGCCCCAAAAGAGATCGCTGAGATAAA GGCCCAGCTGGAGACAGGCCTGCAGTGGAGGAACTACGAGATGAAGCTCCGGCTCCTGCTGCACCTAGAGGAGCTACAGATGGAACATGACATCCGGCACTATGACCTGGAGTCGGTGCCCATGACGTGGGACCCTGCGGACCAGAACCCGAGGCTGCTCACCCTGGAG gttCCCGGGGTGACTGAGAGTCGCCCCTCAGTGCTGCGGGGTGACCACCTGTTTGCACTTCTGTCTTCTGAGACCCATCAGGAAAACCCTGTCACCTATAAGGGCTTTGTCCATAAGGTGGAATTGGACCGTGTCAAGCTGAGCTTTTCCACGAG CCTCCTCAGCCGCTTTGTGGATGGGCTGACCTTCAAGGTGAACTTCACCTTCAACCGCCAGCCCCTGCGCGTGCAGCACCGCGCCCTGGAGCTCACAGGGCGCTGGCCGCTGTGGCCCATGCTCTTTCCCACAGCCTCCCGTGGGGTCCCGCTGCTGCCCTCGGATGTGAAGCTCAA GCTGTATGACCGCAGTCTGGAGTCAAACCCTGAGCAGCTGCAGGCCATGAAGTACATTGTCATGGGCACTACCCGTCCAGCCCCCTACATCATCTTTGGGCCTCCAGGCACTGGCAAGACTGTCACCCTAGTGGAAGCTATCAAGCAG GTGGTGAAACACTTGCCCAAAGCCCACATCCTGGCCTGCGCTCCGTCCAACTCAGGGGCTGACCTCCTCTGTCAGCGGCTCAGGGTCCACCTGCCCAGCTCCATCTACCGCCTCCTGGCCCCCAGCAGGGACATCCGCATGGTGCCCGAGGACATCAAG CCCTGCTGTAACTGGGATCCAAAGAAGGGGGATTATGTGTTTCCTGCCAAGAAGAAGCTACAGGAATATCGAGTCTTGATTACCACGCTTATCACAgccagcag GCTGGTCTCAGCTCAGTTTCCCATCGATCACTTCACACACATCTTCATCGACGAGGCCGGCCACTCCATGGAGCCCGAGAGTCTGGTGGCCATAGCAG GGCTGATGGAAGTCAAGGAAACAGACAATCCGGGAGGGCAGCTGGTGCTGGCAGGAGACCCTAGGCAGCTGGGGCCTGTGTTGCGCTCCCCGCTGACCCAGAAGCATGGGCTGGGCTACTCCCTGCTGGAGCGGCTGCTGACCTACAACACCCTGTACAAGAAGGGCTCCAGTGGCTATGACCCTCAGTTCATAACCAAGCTGCTGCGCAACTACAG gTCCCACCCCACCATACTGGACATTCCTAACCGACTCTATTATGAAGGAGAGCTGCAGGCCTGTGCTGACGTTGTGGACCGAGAGCGCTTCTGCCGCTGGGAGGGTTTGCCTCGACAG GGCTTTCCTATCATCTTTCACGGCGTAATGGGCAAGGACGAGCGTGAGGGCAACAGTCCATCCTTCTTCAACCCGGAAGAGGCTGCCACAGTGACCTCCTACCTGAAGCTGCTCCTGGCCCCCTCCTCTAAGAAGGGCAAAGCCCGCCTGAGCCCCCGAAGTGTGGGCGTCATCTCTCCCTATCGGAAGCAG GTGGAAAAAATCCGTCATTGCATCACCAGACTTGACAAGGAGCTTCGGGGACTGGATGACATCAAAGACTTGAAG GTGGGCTCCGTGGAAGAGTTCCAAGGCCAGGAACGCAGCGTCATCCTCATCTCCACCGTGCGGAGCAGCCAGAGCTTCGTGCAGCTGGATCTGGACTTTAACCTCGGTTTCCTTAAGAACCCCAAG AGGTTCAACGTGGCTGTGACCCGGGCCAAAGCTTTGCTCATCGTGGTGGGCAACCCACTCCTCCTGGGCCATGACCCTGACTGGAAAGT ATTCCTGGAGTTCTGTAAAGAAAACGGGGGGTACACTGGGTGCCCCTTCCCTGCCAAACTGGACCTGCAGCAGGGACAGAACTTGCTCCAAGGCCTGAGCAAGCTCAGGCCCTCTACCTCAG ggCCCCAAAGTCACGACTACCTCCCCCAGGAGCGGGAGGGAGAAGATGGCCTGTCCCTGCAAGTAGAGCCAGAGTGGAGGAATGAGCTCTGA
- the MOV10 gene encoding helicase MOV-10 isoform X2, with product MPSKFSCRQLRETGQCFESFLVDRGLDMETDRERLRTVYNWDFKISFGTPAPGFSSMLYGMKIANLAYVTKTRVRFFRLDRWTNVWFPEKRRVKLGSDISKHHKSLLAKIFFDRAEYLHGKHGVDVEVQGPHEARDGQLLIRLDLNRKEVLTLRLRNGGTQPVTLTHLFPLCRTPQFAFYNGEQELPCPLGPGECYELHVHCKTSFVGYFPATVLWELLGPGEPGSEGAGTFYIARFLAAVAHSPLAAQLKPTTPFKRTRITGNPVVTSRIEEGERPDRAKGYDLELSMALGTYYPPPRLRQLLPVLLQGTSIFTAPKEIAEIKAQLETGLQWRNYEMKLRLLLHLEELQMEHDIRHYDLESVPMTWDPADQNPRLLTLEVPGVTESRPSVLRGDHLFALLSSETHQENPVTYKGFVHKVELDRVKLSFSTSLLSRFVDGLTFKVNFTFNRQPLRVQHRALELTGRWPLWPMLFPTASRGVPLLPSDVKLKLYDRSLESNPEQLQAMKYIVMGTTRPAPYIIFGPPGTGKTVTLVEAIKQVVKHLPKAHILACAPSNSGADLLCQRLRVHLPSSIYRLLAPSRDIRMVPEDIKPCCNWDPKKGDYVFPAKKKLQEYRVLITTLITASRLVSAQFPIDHFTHIFIDEAGHSMEPESLVAIAGLMEVKETDNPGGQLVLAGDPRQLGPVLRSPLTQKHGLGYSLLERLLTYNTLYKKGSSGYDPQFITKLLRNYRSHPTILDIPNRLYYEGELQACADVVDRERFCRWEGLPRQGFPIIFHGVMGKDEREGNSPSFFNPEEAATVTSYLKLLLAPSSKKGKARLSPRSVGVISPYRKQVEKIRHCITRLDKELRGLDDIKDLKVGSVEEFQGQERSVILISTVRSSQSFVQLDLDFNLGFLKNPKRFNVAVTRAKALLIVVGNPLLLGHDPDWKVFLEFCKENGGYTGCPFPAKLDLQQGQNLLQGLSKLRPSTSGPQSHDYLPQEREGEDGLSLQVEPEWRNEL from the exons CTTTGGGACCCCTGCCCCTGGCTTCTCCTCCATGCTGTATGGAATGAAGATTGCAAATCTGGCCTACGTCACCAAGACTCGGGTCAGGTTCTTCAGACTCGACCGCTGGACCAACGTGTGGTTCCCAGAAAAGAGGAGAGTGAAGCTGGGGTCAGACATCAGCAAACACCACAAGTCACTGCTAGCCAAGATTTTCTTTGACAG GGCTGAGTATCTTCACGGGAAACATGGGGTGGACGTGGAAGTCCAGGGGCCCCATGAAGCCCGAGATGGGCAGCTCCTTATCCGCCTGGATTTGAACCGCAAGGAGGTGCTGACCCTGAGGCTTCGGAACGGAGGAACTCAGCCTGTCACCCTCACTCACCTCTTCCCACTCTGCCGGACCCCCCAGTTTGCCTTCTACAATGGAGAACAAGAGCTGCCCTGCCCGCTGGGCCCTG GCGAGTGCTATGAGCTCCATGTCCATTGCAAGACCAGCTTTGTGGGCTACTTCCCGGCCACAGTGCTCTGGGAGCTGCTGGGCCCCGGGGAGCCGGGTTCAGAAGGAGCTGGTACCTTCTACATCGCCCGATTCTTGGCCGCCGTTGCCCACAGTCCCCTGGCTGCGCAGTTGAAGCCCACGACTCCGTTCAAGCGGACCCGGATCACTGGAAACCCTGTAGTGACCAGCCGgatagaggaaggagagagacctGATCG CGCTAAGGGCTATGACCTGGAGCTGAGTATGGCGCTGGGCACGTACTACCCTCCCCCTCGCCTCCGACAGCTGCTCCCCGTCCTTCTTCAGGGGACAAGTATCTTCACTGCCCCAAAAGAGATCGCTGAGATAAA GGCCCAGCTGGAGACAGGCCTGCAGTGGAGGAACTACGAGATGAAGCTCCGGCTCCTGCTGCACCTAGAGGAGCTACAGATGGAACATGACATCCGGCACTATGACCTGGAGTCGGTGCCCATGACGTGGGACCCTGCGGACCAGAACCCGAGGCTGCTCACCCTGGAG gttCCCGGGGTGACTGAGAGTCGCCCCTCAGTGCTGCGGGGTGACCACCTGTTTGCACTTCTGTCTTCTGAGACCCATCAGGAAAACCCTGTCACCTATAAGGGCTTTGTCCATAAGGTGGAATTGGACCGTGTCAAGCTGAGCTTTTCCACGAG CCTCCTCAGCCGCTTTGTGGATGGGCTGACCTTCAAGGTGAACTTCACCTTCAACCGCCAGCCCCTGCGCGTGCAGCACCGCGCCCTGGAGCTCACAGGGCGCTGGCCGCTGTGGCCCATGCTCTTTCCCACAGCCTCCCGTGGGGTCCCGCTGCTGCCCTCGGATGTGAAGCTCAA GCTGTATGACCGCAGTCTGGAGTCAAACCCTGAGCAGCTGCAGGCCATGAAGTACATTGTCATGGGCACTACCCGTCCAGCCCCCTACATCATCTTTGGGCCTCCAGGCACTGGCAAGACTGTCACCCTAGTGGAAGCTATCAAGCAG GTGGTGAAACACTTGCCCAAAGCCCACATCCTGGCCTGCGCTCCGTCCAACTCAGGGGCTGACCTCCTCTGTCAGCGGCTCAGGGTCCACCTGCCCAGCTCCATCTACCGCCTCCTGGCCCCCAGCAGGGACATCCGCATGGTGCCCGAGGACATCAAG CCCTGCTGTAACTGGGATCCAAAGAAGGGGGATTATGTGTTTCCTGCCAAGAAGAAGCTACAGGAATATCGAGTCTTGATTACCACGCTTATCACAgccagcag GCTGGTCTCAGCTCAGTTTCCCATCGATCACTTCACACACATCTTCATCGACGAGGCCGGCCACTCCATGGAGCCCGAGAGTCTGGTGGCCATAGCAG GGCTGATGGAAGTCAAGGAAACAGACAATCCGGGAGGGCAGCTGGTGCTGGCAGGAGACCCTAGGCAGCTGGGGCCTGTGTTGCGCTCCCCGCTGACCCAGAAGCATGGGCTGGGCTACTCCCTGCTGGAGCGGCTGCTGACCTACAACACCCTGTACAAGAAGGGCTCCAGTGGCTATGACCCTCAGTTCATAACCAAGCTGCTGCGCAACTACAG gTCCCACCCCACCATACTGGACATTCCTAACCGACTCTATTATGAAGGAGAGCTGCAGGCCTGTGCTGACGTTGTGGACCGAGAGCGCTTCTGCCGCTGGGAGGGTTTGCCTCGACAG GGCTTTCCTATCATCTTTCACGGCGTAATGGGCAAGGACGAGCGTGAGGGCAACAGTCCATCCTTCTTCAACCCGGAAGAGGCTGCCACAGTGACCTCCTACCTGAAGCTGCTCCTGGCCCCCTCCTCTAAGAAGGGCAAAGCCCGCCTGAGCCCCCGAAGTGTGGGCGTCATCTCTCCCTATCGGAAGCAG GTGGAAAAAATCCGTCATTGCATCACCAGACTTGACAAGGAGCTTCGGGGACTGGATGACATCAAAGACTTGAAG GTGGGCTCCGTGGAAGAGTTCCAAGGCCAGGAACGCAGCGTCATCCTCATCTCCACCGTGCGGAGCAGCCAGAGCTTCGTGCAGCTGGATCTGGACTTTAACCTCGGTTTCCTTAAGAACCCCAAG AGGTTCAACGTGGCTGTGACCCGGGCCAAAGCTTTGCTCATCGTGGTGGGCAACCCACTCCTCCTGGGCCATGACCCTGACTGGAAAGT ATTCCTGGAGTTCTGTAAAGAAAACGGGGGGTACACTGGGTGCCCCTTCCCTGCCAAACTGGACCTGCAGCAGGGACAGAACTTGCTCCAAGGCCTGAGCAAGCTCAGGCCCTCTACCTCAG ggCCCCAAAGTCACGACTACCTCCCCCAGGAGCGGGAGGGAGAAGATGGCCTGTCCCTGCAAGTAGAGCCAGAGTGGAGGAATGAGCTCTGA